The following are from one region of the Fusarium keratoplasticum isolate Fu6.1 chromosome 4, whole genome shotgun sequence genome:
- a CDS encoding Ubiquitinyl hydrolase 1 translates to MSARPTTPASPKNFKVKSPVPGSPMFGCEHVQLLLTQGQEVMNSSITHYKLILRGIFDSTPIIPQTSTTQDGRPITTLTSNYLCLQCPTTVSEDDRLKHGTKKQHRFYVDSRSGSLYCQICDDFVWDPTLEELRVRKIGTGSFSGRKRKHDELFQDSIKDDPRYITNNTTTASCRANGLRGIYNAGATCYQNVVLQSFLHNPLLRNFYLSDGHHDCQVPHCLSCAMDDMFQDFYALENTNGYTAANILSGFWISEKKAFENLVTTKEQDAHEFFQFLAEELHERNGDGKKPEIGSEHSCNCIMHQTFYGKMQTTTTCQNCSGQSNSIQSFLDLSLGLENVVQKRIKKTGLKKPSLTLQDCLDEEYIKYDKCEYRCNNCSSIQQAKRHTSIKRLPNVLSIQLKRFEYRHGRHDRAASKVSNEVRFPLQLNMLPYTNRARSRDSRENFELERSCTYDLLSVVVHVGEIDTGHYTSYCRVGDQWFKFNDHKVELASLSDVLGAQAYLLFYIIRSLA, encoded by the exons ATGTCTGCTCGGCCGACAACACCCGCGTCGCCTAAGAacttcaaggtcaagtccCCGGTCCCGGGGTCGCCAATGTTCGGCTGTG AGCATGTACAACTTCTCTTgacccaaggccaagaggtCATGAACAGCTCCATCACACACTACAAGCTGATTCTCCGCGGCATCTTCGATTCGACCCCCATCATCCCACAGACCTCGACGACCCAGGACGGACGGCCCATCACGACTCTCACATCCAACTACCTCTGCCTGCAATGTCCCACGACTGTATCCGAAGACGATCGATTGAAGCATGGAACTAAGAAACAACACCGCTTCT ACGTCGACTCCCGAAGTGGCTCCCTCTACTGTCAGATATGTGATGACTTTGTTTGGGATCCCACATTGGAGGAGCTTCGAGTACGAAAGATAGGAACCGGGTCTTTCTCTG GTCGCAAGAGAAAGCATGATGAGCTCTTCCAGGACTCCATTAAGGATGACCCTCGATACATCACCAACAATACCACAACCGCCTCTTGTCGCGCTAACGGCCTTCGCGGCATCTATAACGCTGGAGCCACTTGCTACCAAAACGTTGTCCTCCAAAGCTTCCTCCATAACCCTCTCCTCCGTAACTTTTACCTCAGCGATGGCCACCACGACTGCCAGGTTCCTCACTGCTTGAGCTGCGCTATGGACGATATGTTCCAGGATTTCTATGCTCTCGAGAATACCAACGGCTACACGGCCGCTAACATCTTGTCGGGGTTCTGGATttctgagaagaaggccttcGAGAATCTGGTAACCACCAAAGAACAAGATGCTCACGAGTTCTTCCAGTTCCTGGCTGAGGAACTTCACGAGCGCAATGGCGACGGCAAGAAGCCAGAGATTGGCAGCGAGCACAGCTGCAACTGCATCATGCACCAGACCTTTTACGGCAAGATGCAAACTACAACCACATGCCAGAACTGCTCGGGACAGAGCAATTCCATCCAGTCCTTCCTAGACCTGAGCCTGGGTCTCGAGAATGTGGTTCAGAAACGAATTAAGAAGACGGGTCTCAAGAAGCCATCGCTGACTCTACAAGACTGTCTGGACGAAGAGTACATCAAGTATGACAAGTGCGAGTATCGCTGCAACAACTGCAGCTCGATCCAGCAAGCAAAGCGACACACCAGCATCAAGCGTTTGCCGAATGTTCTATCAATACAACTAAAG CGCTTTGAATATAGGCATGGGAGACATGACAGGGCAGCCTCCAAGGTCAGCAACGAGGTGCGATTCCCGCTGCAGCTGAACATGCTGCCCTACACAAATCGTGCCCGCAGCCGTGACAGTCGCGAAAATTTCGAGCTAGAACGATCATGCACCTACGATCTCCTCAGTGTTGTGGTCCATGTCGGCGAGATCGACACTGGCCACTACACATCGTACTGCCGGGTTGGTGATCAG TGGTTCAAGTTCAATGACCACAAGGTTGAGCTGGCTAGTTTGTCTGATGTACTCGGCGCTCAGGCCTATCTGCTCTTCTACATCATCCGTTCCCTCGCCTAA
- a CDS encoding Protein-lysine N-methyltransferase EFM5 has translation MSFDDEEPISLSSHALAALAEFHAEKDAHRKTFEKLKTGAAPRAGAVSGVVGPGGDDDVEEEEDSTPDEDPDQQQLSMAAFTEDWNESQFWFLDDTAFVLADQLLDGASASSTIGVLSTPSVFVALKNRLRHWPVEDRPKLVLFEHDHRFSVFPEFVFYDFQRPLQLPGSLKGSIDSIIIDPPFFSSDCQTKFALTARWLLKPASPRVIVCTGERMSSLVSKLYRSLKVYPTTFEPAHSGLSNHYYCYANFESSTWDWRSDESD, from the exons ATGTCttttgacgatgaagagccCAT AAGCCTCTCGAGTCACGCCCTGGCCGCGTTGGCCGAGTTCCACGCCGAAAAGGACGCCCACCGAAAGAcgtttgagaagctcaagaccgGGGCCGCCCCTAGAGCCGGAGCCGTGTCCGGGGTCGTCGGCCCCGGAGGAGACGATGatgtggaagaagaagaggacagcACCCCGGACGAGGACCCGGatcagcagcagctgagCATGGCGGCTTTTACAGAGGACTGGAACGAGTCGCAGTTTTGG TTCCTGGACGATACGGCCTTTGTCCTGGCcgaccagctcctcgacggcgCATCCGCCAGTTCGACCATTGGCGTCCTATCGACGCCGAGCGTATTCGTCGCGCTCAAGAACCGCCTG AGACATTGGCCTGTCGAGGACAGACCGAAGCTGGTGTTGTTCGAGCATGACCACCGGTTCAGCGTCTTTCCCGAGTTTGTCTTTTACGACTTTCAACGGCCTCTCCAGCTTCCGG GCTCGCTCAAGGGTAGTATAgacagcatcatcatcgatccgcccttcttcagcagcgaCTGTCAAACAAAGT TTGCCCTCACCGCCCGCTGGTTGCTAAAGCCAGCTTCCCCGCGCGTCATTGTCTGCACGGGTGAGAGAATGTCCTCTCTCGTCAGCAAGCTCTACCGGTCTCTCAAGGTCTACCCGACTACATTTGAGCCGGCTCACTCTGGTCTGAGCAACCACTACTATTGCTATGCCAACTTTGAGAGTTCCACATGGGACTGGCGGTCTGACGAGTCTGACTGA
- a CDS encoding Dihydrolipoyllysine-residue succinyltransferase has translation MLSRSIATAARMVPARALRPRSHPLVMLPAMMQTVRTYADSVIKVPQMAESISEGTLKQFSKSIGDYVEQDEEIATIETDKIDVAVNAPEAGTIKEFLASEEDTVVVGQELVRIELGGAPAGDKKEAPKEESKQSESKPESKPEPKQETAPEPKKESAPAPSKPEPRQAEKKESKPQPAATTGGPSLGNREERRVKMNRMRLRIAERLKQSQNTAASLTTFNEVDMSNIMDFRKLYKDDVLKKTGVKLGFMSAFSRACVLAMRDIPAVNASIEGPDGGDTIVYRDYVDISVAVATEKGLVTPVVRNVEAMDMIGIEKSIADMGKKARDGKLTIEDMAGGTFTISNGGVFGSLMGTPIINLPQSAVLGLHAIKERPVAVNGKIEIRPMMYLALTYDHRLLDGREAVQFLVKVKEYIEDPRRMLLSEELEPIRNVETRTNATLDRTLSIVVMSLVIPLNFAQSSESLVLTLDLKHAIHLHHMTRQITMAPPNSALFVIDIQHDLAGDPKTEIPHAARIRDAGEVILSAARGISQTEGAQPPLIVFVQHEEPPEEGPLAKGSDPWKLVFEPQMNNSREILVPKTTRDTFKSNPGLAEQLKAQGIEHIVAFGVQSDCCVFETSKGALEAGFRLTLLQGAHSTYDSKEGTALEIETSIEDSLRVLGARIVPFESAVDGWKETGNLDF, from the exons ATGCTGTCAAGAAGCATAGCTACCGCCGCCCGAATGGTGCCGGCTCGGGCGCTGCGGCCCCGTTCGCACCCTCTCGTCATGCTTCCCGCCATGATGCAGACCGTCCGCACTTATGCCGATtccgtcatcaaggtcccCCAAATGGCCGAGTCCATCTCTGAGGGTACTCTGAAGCAGTTCTCCAAGAGCATCGGCGACTATGTCGAGCAGGACGAGGAGATTGCCACTATCGAGACTGACAAG ATTGACGTCGCTGTGAATGCTCCTGAGGCTGGTACTATCAAGGAGTTCCTCGCCAGCGAGGAGGATACCGTCGTCGTTGGCCAGGAACTTGTCCGCATTGAGCTGGGCGGCGCCCCCGCTggtgacaagaaggaggctccTAAGGAGGAGTCCAAGCAGTCCGAGTCCAAGCCTGAATCAAAACCCGAGCCCAAGCAAGAGACCGCCCCCGAGCCTAAGAAGGAGTCTGCTCCCGCCCCCAGCAAGCCCGAGCCTCGacaggctgagaagaaggagtcgAAGCCCCAGCCCGCTGCCACCACTGGTGGCCCCTCTCTTGGTAACCGGGAAGAGCGCCGC GTCAAGATGAACCGCATGCGCCTCCGAATCGCCGAGCGCCTTAAGCAGTCCCAGAACACCGCTGCCTCGCTCACCACCTTCAACGAGGTCGACATGTCCAACATTATGGACTTCCGCAAGCTGTACAAGGATGACGTTCTCAAGAAGACCGGCGTCAAGCTTGGTTTCATGAGCGCCTTCTCCCGCGCCTGCGTTCTCGCTATGCGGGACATCCCCGCCGTCAATGCTTCCATTGAGGGCCCTGACGGCGGTGACACCATTGTCTACCGCGACTACGTCGACATCAGCGTTGCCGTTGCCACTGAAAAGGGTCTCGTTACCCCCGTTGTCCGAAACGTTGAGGCTATGGACATGATTGGCATTGAGAAGTCCATTGCCGACATGGGCAAGAAG GCCCGCGATGGCAAGCTTACGATCGAGGATATGGCTGGCGGCACCTTCACCATCAGCAACGGCGGCGTTTTCGGCTCTCTCATGGGCActcccatcatcaaccttcCCCAGAGCGCCGTTCTCGGCCTCCACGCCATCAAGGAACGCCCTGTTGCTGTCAACGGCAAGATCGAGATCCGACCCATGATGTACCTGGCTCTTACCTACGACCACCGTCTGCTGGATGGCCGGGAGGCTGTGCAGTTCCTCGTCAAGGTGAAGGAGTACATTGAGGACCCCCGGAGGATGCTTCT ATCCGAAGAACTAGAGCCCATTCGCAACGTTGAAACCCGAACCAATGCGACCTTAGACCGCACGCTATCGATCGTCGTGATGAGCTTAGTCATTCCCCTCAACTTCGCGCAGTCATCTGAGTCACTCGTCTTGACACTTGACCTAAAGCACGCAATACACCTTCACCACATGACCCGTCAGATCACGATGGCTCCTCCAAACAGCGCTCTTTTCGTCATTGATATCCAACACGACCTGGCGGGAGATCCCAAGACTGAGATCCCACATGCCGCCCGTATCCGTGATGCTGGAGAGGTCATCCTTTCTGCCGCGCGTGGTATTTCTCAAACTGAGGGAGCTCAGCCGCCTCTCATCGTCTTTGTGCAGCACGAGGAACCCCCTGAGGAGGGTCCCCTAGCCAAAGGAAGCGATCCATGGAAACTCGTCTTTGAGCCGCAGATGAACAATTCTAGGGAGATTCTCGTGCCCAAGACCACTC GAGACACGTTCAAGTCAAACCCGGGACTCGCTGAACAGCTGAAGGCGCAAGGAATCGAACATATCGTGGCGTTTGGAGTCCAAAGCGACTGCTGTGTATTCGAGACAAGCAAAGGtgccctcgaggccgggTTTCGACTTACGCTACTGCAGGGAGCCCATTCGACTTATGATTCCAAAGAGGGCACTGCACTTGAGATTGAGACGAGCATCGAAGATTCATTGAGGGTTCTTGGTGCAAGGATTGTTCCATTTGAATCTGCGGTGGACGGCTGGAAAGAGACGGGGAACTTGGATTTTTGA
- a CDS encoding DNA repair protein rhp54 has product MTAPSPSVSTPLAGKDKTIGRRMHTPQSLDRLHKPFKCPGVAGRTPATDRPARKRRKVDYAGADGETDNDKPYSNQDRLALATRDVNRFPVFQAKDKGLVFRKAFTVPLKNKDSTAYNPNRAPPTLGLRQGAVFIAKPLHDPSGEFAIVLYDPTIDDKPKDTPKAIEAPKADAPAEKLDAPLVHKSLAEILGIKKKVDGDHPRVPVVIDPKLAKILRPHQVEGVKFMYRCVTGMIDEKANGCIMADEMGLGKTLQCISLMWTLLKQSPEAGKSTIQKAIVVCPASLVKNWANELVKWLGANAIHPFAIDGKASKEELTRQLRQWAIASGRSVTRPVIIVSYETLRLNVEELKHTKIGLLFCDEGHRLKNGDSNTFNALNSLNVTRRVILTGTPIQNDLTEYFSLTSFANPNLLGTRQEFRKRFEIPILRGRDADASEADRKKGDECTGELLSVVNKFLIRRTNDILSKYLPVKYEHVVFCNLAPFQFDLYNYFIKSPDIQALLRGKGSQPLKAINILKKLCNHPDLLNLSDDLPGSEGCCPEDYVPKESRGRDREVKSWYSGKMAVLDRMLARIRQDTNDKIVLISNYTSTLDLFERLCRSRQYGCLRLDGTMNVNKRQRLVDRFNDPNGDEFVFLLSSKAGGCGINLIGANRLVLFDPDWNPAADQQALARVWRDGQKKDCFVYRFIATGTIEEKIFQRQSHKQSLSSCVVDSAEDVERHFSLDSLRELFQYRPNTKSDTHETFKCRRCKPDGKQYIKAPAMLYGDTSTWNHFVNEGLKPIQDLLLRQECGEAEVSAVFQYISH; this is encoded by the exons ATGACTGCTCC ATCACCTTCCGTGTCGACGCCGCTGGctggcaaggacaagaccatcGGCCGACGCATGCATACACCGCAATCTCTCGACCGACTTCACAAGCCATTCAAGTGCCCAGGAGTCGCCGGACGGACTCCCGCGACCGACAGACCGGCGAGAAAGCGGAGAAAGGTCGACTATGCAGGTGCCGACGGCGAGACAGACAATGATAAGCCGTACTCGAACCAGGACCGCCTTGCGCTCGCTACTCGAGACGTCAACAGATTCCCCGTGTTTcaggccaaggacaagggacTGGTTTTTCGCAAGGCATTCACAGTACctctcaagaacaaggacagCACCGCATACAACCCCAATCGCGCCCCTCCTACCCTTGGTCTTCGACAGGGCGCCGTATTCATTGCCAAGCCCTTGCACGACCCCAGTGGCGAGTTTGCCATTGTTCTCTATGACCCGACTATCGATGATAAGCCCAAGGATACTCCCAAGGCAATCGAAGCGCCCAAGGCCGACGCCCCAGCTGAGAAGCTCGATGCGCCGCTCGTTCACAAGAGTTTGGCCGAAATCCTcggcatcaagaagaaggtggaCGGAGATCACCCTCGAGTTCCGGTGGTGATTGATCCCAAACTCGCCAAGATTCTTCGCCCACATCAAGTTGAAGGTGTCAAGTTCATGTATCGGTGTGTGACGGGCATGATTGACGAAAAGGCCAATGGCTGCATTATGGCAGACGAGATGGGTCTAGGCAAGACACTTCAGTGCATTTCCCTCATGTGGACATTACTCAAGCAATCCCCAGAGGCTGGAAAGTCGACCATCCAGAAGGCCATCGTCGTTTGCCCTGCCAGCTTGGTCAAGAACTGGGCGAACGAGTTGGTGAAATGGCTGGGTGCTAATGCCATCCACCCATTTGCGATCGACGGAAAGGCAAGCAAGGAAGAACTCACTCGCCAGCTTCGGCAATGGGCCATCGCAAGCGGTCGATCTGTGACTCGCCCCGTCATCATTGTCTCTTACGAAACCCTGCGATTGAACGTGGAAGAACTCAAGCACACGAAGATCGGTTTGCTATTCTGCGACGAGGGTCATCGTCTCAAAAATGGTGACAGCAACACCTTCAATgccctcaacagcctcaacgTCACAAGACGAGTCATTCTCACCGGTACCCCTATCCAGAACGATCTTACTGAGTACTTCTCGCTCACAAGTTTCGCGAACCCCAATTTGCTTGGAACAAGACAAGAGTTCCGCAAGCGTTTCGAAATTCCCATTCtgcgaggccgagatgccgACGCTTCAGAGGCCGATCGCAAAAAGGGTGACGAGTGCACGGGGGAGCTGCTCAGTGTTGTGAACAAGTTCTTGATTCGCCGCACGAACGACATTCTCTCCAAGTACTTGCCCGTCAAGTATGAGCATGTCGTATTCTGTAACCTGGCGCCCTTCCAATTCGACCTCTACAACTATTTTATCAAGAGTCCAGATATTCAGGCTCTCCTTCGAGGCAAGGGAAGTCAGCCGCTGAAGGCCATCAACATATTGAAGAAGCTCTGCAACCATCCCGATCTGTTGAACCTCTCTGACGACTTGCCTGGTTCCGAGGGGTGTTGCCCTGAGGACTACGTTCCAAAGGAGTCTCGCggccgagatcgagaagTCAAGTCATGGTACTCGGGCAAAATGGCCGTCTTGGATCGTATGCTGGCCCGTATTCGCCAGGATACGAACGACAAGATTGTGCTGATCAGCAACTACACCTCGACTCTGGATCTCTTTGAGCGGCTCTGCCGATCTCGACAGTACGGTTGCCTTCGTCTTGATGGAACGATGAATGTCAACAAGCGTCAGAGACTCGTTGATCGATTCAACGACCCCAACGGTGATGAGTTTGTCTTCTTGCTCAGCAGCAAGGCAGGTGGCTGTGGTATCAACCTCATCGGTGCCAACCGTCTCGTTCTATTTGATCCTGACTGGAATCCCGCAGCGGACCAGCAAGCTCTGGCGCGAGTGTGGCGTGACGGGCAGAAGAAGGACTGTTTCGTCTACCGCTTCATTGCCACGGGTAcgatcgaggagaagatcttCCAGCGGCAGTCTCACAAGCAAAGTTTGTCTTCGTGCGTCGTGGACTCGGCAGAAGACGTCGAGCGTCATTTCTCCCTGGACAGTCTCCGCGAGCTCTTCCAGTACCGGCCCAACACCAAGAGCGACACTCACGAGACCTTCAAGTGCAGACGTTGCAAGCCGGATGGGAAGCAGTACATCAAGGCACCGGCAATGTTGTATGGTGATACCAGTACATGGAACCACTTTGTCAACGAGGGCCTGAAGCCTATTCAAGACTTGCTCCTAAGACAAGAGTGTGGGGAAGCTGAGGTATCGGCTGTTTTCCAGTACATATCTCATTAA
- a CDS encoding Ubiquitin thioesterase OTU1 produces the protein MRQLLTADKISISLSERVFEYYSLALVRLSFSEIPPNSLPSTLLRWLSLCPSLIVVRLLNSIPTCPSSVLPDNELFAPLNFGVFSVDCLPKTRGIMRARYKGPAGTGILEMSDDATVQAVFDELRAKSGIASFSIKYGPPMAMKTLEPSQGDQNARSLGLHGETLTIVPEETPPAPEVPAQTAAAQQHTTTSRTAKKNESPEDVNVPWPEREGTLLLRVMPSDNSCLFTAFGGALPKQIPAQQLRRMMADYIVQHPEDYSEAVLGSSPSQYCRSIQDPDRWGGGIELSILSSIFDIQICTFDVQVRTPWLLALRIALTVLKAQNLINFGEEKRDRCILVYSGIHYDRVAFSYSEYPHDAPSLPPEMDRTVWPTDDDEVLEQAHKLVKKLNAAHYYTDTEGLILKCDVPGCDWIGSGQLEGRKHAELTGHVDLSEIQDEGDNVLRKCDTFGCHFIGQGDRAMREHTVDTAHERFSIIPDW, from the exons ATGCGACAGTTATTGACTGCTGATAAAATTAGTATAAGTCTTTCAGAGCGTGTTTTTGAATACTATTCACTTGCCCTCGTGAGGCTCAGCTTCTCAGAGATTCCGCCAAATTCCTTGCCTTCAACGCTCCTGCGCTGGCTCTCTCTGTGCCCCTCCCTCATTGTTGTCCGCCTTTTGAACTCCATACCTACCTGCCCATCCTCTGTACTGCCCGATAACGAACTTTTTGCGCCTCTAAATTTTGGTGTTTTCTCTGTTGACTGCCTCCCGAAGACTCGTGGAATCATGCGAGCTCGCTACAAGGGCCCTGCCGGTACCGGCATTCTGGAGATGTCTGATGATGCAACAGTTCAGGCTGTCTTTGACGAACTGCGGGCCAAATCCGGCATCGCCAGCTTCAGCATCAAATATGGCCCGCCTATGGCAATGAAAACTCTTGAGCCCAGCCAGGGTGATCAGAATGCTCGATCTCTTGGCCTTCATGGAGAAACCCTCACCATCGTTCCCGAAGAGACGCCACCTGCTCCCGAAGTGCCAGCTCAGACGGCTGCTGCCCAACAACACACCACGACATCGCGGACAGCCAAAAAGAACGAGAGCCCAGAGGATGTTAACGTACCATGGCCAGAACGTGAAGGCACATTGC TGCTCCGAGTCATGCCTAGCGACAATAGCTGTCTGTTCACAGCCTTTGGTGGCGCCTTGCCAAAGCAGATCCCTGCACAGCAactgaggaggatgatggcagATTACATCGTGCAGCACCCGGAAGACTACTCGGAGGCTGTGTTGGGCAGTTCACCAAGCCAATATTGCCGCAGCATCCAGGACCCTGACCGCTGGGGCGGAGGCATTGAGCTGAGCATCTTGTCTTCCATTTTTGACATTCAAATTTGTACATTTGATGTCCAGGTTCGTACTCCCTGGTTGCTTGCTCTACGGATAGCCCTGACTGTTCTCAAGGCCCAAAatctcatcaactttggcgaggagaagagggatcGCTGTATCCTAGTATACTCCGGTATACACTATGACAGGGTCGCTTTCAGCTACTCAGAATACCCCCACGATGCCCCATCGCTTCCCCCAGAGATGGATCGGACAGTCTGGCCCacagacgatgatgaggtgCTTGAGCAGGCCCATAAACTggtgaagaagctcaacgcAGCTCACTACTACACTGACACAGAGGGATTGATCCTCAAATGCGACGTCCCAGGGTGTGATTGGATAGGCAGTGGTCAGCTCGAGGGTCGGAAGCATGCGGAATTGACAGGTCACGTTGACTTGAGTGAGATCCAGGACGAGGGTGACAATGTGCTTCGTAAGTGTGACACGTTCGGGTGTCACTTTATAGGACAGGGGGATAGGGCGATGAGGGAGCACACCGTAGACACAGCCCACGAGCGCTTTTCTATTATTCCAGACTGGTGA
- a CDS encoding Inheritance of peroxisomes protein 1, which translates to MDDSTHPRPYRAPRRVATAPIPLRAAMNAGSPDSDSLVETLYNHPNAKIISFTASGRALSRSPGGPDDEPGSLSWSSQLERTIAVGPFRIYRAPGSVAFLNCGSALQPILPKSQCWCIDEVNSKFVLQIRRPNYWRIELPVQDPEDQTRAEALRGVFDKILQFEKTECPFKRSFTVDLPERPQTPVMRRPWTPVQRSLPVTPAFDSMSSVGSRRSSFVGRATTPTPLSNRQYPDFSTSPLSRPTSSASCAASYPQLQVPKSRSRAHTDSVQSGDDFHTSMSGDASESRLRKRSPSPALMPSRAERASPKPLDAVLERPAELDSSDPFLPNSSGTLSESPSISVAKHVEMIDAIPRPQVGTKKVDRCPSFSSEAYTNSSDGGSPQFSATSVSDEPSVYELHEGSGYRGGRMKARLRRTAGFTMSRSVTLPPHLMLAMNKPNPSENATTPSKEPEHPEAASRNSDSSDKDNKQPIVEKDDKVEPQHRRRDSEESFHSVESWHSSSAPAPLSPLTSQPDSPVEEIHEEREEQKTTTLLSPLLETDKALESASSSGMPCAWESDSDEEDNVSAASNSAPTASDGDSSVGALPGDANGESTPPSHSQRPAARHRATTSSISVRRRPLSPLPSAANLFTPPTVSTTERRTYKSRLETVKNLPMAIISKTCEMIIGPPSHLITLMLKVAAKIVAGQWRGLVYGYGDDGEQIPVQWDYSEGDFSDWSDDEPHIGSHHDHHGHHGHHGHHGHRRHSSHAMHNHEKEETAAKDVTAERPESSDDSRSWGVD; encoded by the exons atggatgaTTCGACGCACCCTCGCCCCTACCGGGCCCCTCGACGAGTTGCGACCGCACCGATTCCTTTACGAGCGGCCATGAATGCTGGCTCTCCTGATTCAGACAGCTTGGTCGAAACACTCTATAACCATCCCAATGCCAAAATCATTTCCTTTACAGCCTCTGGGAGAGCTCTCTCGAGGAGCCCTGGAGGTCCCGATGACGAACCAGGCAGCCTGTCGTGGTCCTCACAGCTGGAGAGAACCATCGCTGTTG GTCCATTCCGTATCTACCGAGCCCCCGGATCCGTCGCCTTCCTGAACTGCGGTTCTGCACTACAGCCCATTTTGCCCAAGAGCCAGTGCTGGTGTATCGACGAAGTGAATAGCAAATTCGTCTTACAGATTCGACGACCAAATTACTGGAGGATAGAGCTCCCCGTGCAGGACCCCGAGGATCAGACCCGAGCTGAGGCACTGAGGGGAGTTTTTGATAAGATCCTTCAGTTCGAGAAGACCGAGTGTCCCTTCAAACGTTCGTTTACGGTCGATCTGCCCGAACGCCCCCAGACACCGGTCATGAGGAGACCTTGGACGCCCGTGCAACGATCGCTGCCTGTTACCCCAGCTTTTGATTCAATGTCTTCAGTGGGCTCTCGGCGGTCTTCTTTTGTTGGGAGAGCGACCACACCTACACCTCTGAGCAACAGGCAATATCCTGACTTTTCAACAAGTCCTTTATCAAGACCTACTAGCTCGGCATCCTGCGCAGCCTCTTATCCTCAACTACAAGTGCCCAAGTCGAGGTCGCGGGCTCATACCGACAGTGTACAATCCGGCGACGATTTTCATACATCCATGTCCGGGGACGCATCGGAGTCACGACTTCGCAAACGATCTCCGTCTCCTGCCCTGATGCCCTCTCGGGCTGAAAGAGCTAGTCCTAAGCCACTCGATGCTGTGTTGGAACGGCCGGCAGAACTCGATTCTTCGGATCCCTTTCTGCCCAATTCGTCAGGAACACTGTCGGAGTCACCATCGATCAGCGTGGCTAAGCATGTCGAGATGATCGACGCTATTCCGAGACCCCAAGTTGGCACAAAGAAAGTCGACAGATGCCCCTCATTCTCTAGCGAGGCCTACACAAACTCATCCGACGGTGGATCGCCGCAGTTCTCTGCAACCTCTGTTTCGGACGAACCATCAGTATACGAGCTTCATGAAGGGTCAGgatatcgaggaggccgTATGAAGGCTCGACTCCGACGGACCGCTGGCTTCACAATGTCGCGATCAGTCACCTTGCCACCACATTTGATGTTGGCAATGAATAAACCTAATCCATCTGAGAATGCTACCACCCCAAGCAAAGAGCCTGAGCATCCAGAAGCTGCGTCGCGCAATTCCGACAGCTCGGATAAGGATAACAAGCAACCTATTGTCGAAAAGGATGACAAGGTTGAACCCCAACATCGACGCCGAGACAGCGAGGAGTCGTTTCACAGTGTTGAGTCCTGGCATTCGTCCAGTGCTCCTGCACCACTATCTCCCCTAACATCTCAGCCGGATTCTCCTGTTGAGGAAATCcatgaggagagggaggagcAAAAGACTACCACATTGTTGAGCCCACTTCTCGAGACAGATAAAGCTTTAGAAAGCGCAAGCAGCTCCGGAATGCCATGTGCATGGGAGTCAGACtcagacgaggaggacaatgTTTCGGCTGCATCTAATTCCGCGCCAACGGCCTCAGACGGAGACTCTAGTGTTGGTGCACTACCTGGAGATGCTAATGGCGAATCAACACCTCCATCCCACTCTCAACGTCCGGCCGCGAGGCACCGGGCGACTACAAGCAGCATCTCAGTAAGGCGACGCCCGCTATCTCCACTGCCTTCAGCTGCGAATCTCTTTACACCACCCACGGTGTCGACCACGGAACGAAGGACGTACAAAAGCAGACTGGAAACTGTGAAGAACCTGCCTatggccatcatcagcaagaCTTGCGAGATGATAATTGGGCCCCCAAGCCACCTTATCACTCTCATGCTCAAGGTTGCGGCGAAAATCGTTGCCGGCCAGTGGAGGGGCCTGGTGTACGGGTACGGTGACGACGGAGAGCAGATACCCGTTCAATGGGACTATTCGGAAGGGGACTTTAGCGACTGGAGCGACGATGAGCCACACATTGGCTCCCACCACGATCACCATGGACACCAtgggcatcatggacatCATGGACACCGACGCCATAGCAGCCACGCCATGCACAACcatgagaaggaggagacagCGGCAAAGGACGTAACGGCCGAGCGACCTGAATCCTCAGACGACAGCCGAAGCTGGGGGGTGGACTGA